The DNA segment AACATGTAGAGTCACAGGGGTTGAGAGAATGGCAGTCTGCAAATTAAAATTTAGGTCCCTTTCATGAAAGTGAGTTTGACTACTTGATAGCAGGCCAGTGGTTTTTAGATGACAGGCTGTCTTTATATTGTTTATCCTTTGTGTGAATTCACTTGCATAAGTGCAAGGTAATGCTTGGTGGTTAGCTGAATGCTTACAAGCAATGGAAAGAGGTGCCTCTCAATCCCCAAACAACCCCACTGTCCAACTACAGCAGGAAATCCCTCTGTGCTTAAGTatgtgaatatatgtgtgtgtgtctatcctATCCTTGATCTTTTAAGACAGCCGTAATAATGTCCTCTCTGGAAAGCAGGAagttttttcccccaaaaagGTTTATTAAGTGCAGTCAAGTCCAGCCAACAGCACAGATGCACTGTAACTACAGCAGAgatcattttaacatttatgcTTTCTGAAACAAGAATGGAATAACTGCACAGCCCACCACAGTATAAGGTATGAGTagcattttaatgaaaaaatgtcatgtaatgtaactaaaataaaatacttcaGTGGACTTCAGTAGTCCATCTGTTCATGTGATTATACAGTTGAAAGAATTGTTCAACACTTTCACCTTTGATGCTTAGTCATGTGACTGTCTGCAGAGAGCAGTAGATTATGGTAGATTAACTGATGATGACATCATTTGGCAGCTAAGACTGGCCAATAGCAGGCTGCTATGTCAGTCCTTACTAGTAGATGTCAGGTCTTGCACTGAGTTGGCTTTGgataatatttaatgtttactTTATTAATTATATCATGAGGTTTTAGAGTGGTACAGCTGTGTGTATTGCTGTCTGTCAATGTGGTAGTTATACTGTGGGGCATCAAAATCAGGATTTTTTAAGCTCTACACTACAACTTTAATTAtagagcttttttaaaatcacattttaaattaagttacattttgtgtattttagtgTGAGTTGCCAGAATAGCACATCATACTGAAATCATGCATGTTGTTGTCAATGTTgaaaattttaacattttcaataCTAGAAAAATTCTTTCATCCAACATGGAAAAGGTCTAATCCAGTAACCATGTATCCTGACAGGTCGTGGAGGCAGAGTAGCAGCTCATGGTGGCACTCTGTCTTCATTCATCGTGAAGAACATTGCTTTAGATAAAACAGATGACAGTAACCCACGAGAAGCCATCCTACGTCACGCCAAGGATGCCTCAGAGAACCCTTACTGGGTTGCCCCAGCATACAAACAGTAAGAAAACCTGCTATCTTAATTTGTAAAAATATGAATCATTCACATGCTCCCTGTCGGCCctcactgtttctctcctcctcattacTCATCTTCTCTCATGTCTGCGTTTCCTCTCATTAGCAGACAGTGTAAGATGAGCACTGGGAGCGCTGCttattgtattgtgtattgtttCTTCCTAGCCGTGTGACACATAAATGTTTAAAGAGCTGTACAGTTTTACAGGTACACACttcacactgcaaacacaagaGTAATGGACAGCTTTAGATCACTATCAGACTCAGACAGCTATGTAAGCGTGGAACAAAGCTGTGAGCCAAATCAACCAGTCTGTTCCACATACAGTGCTGCAAGCAAACGATCTGTAGTTCAACTTATTAGTGATGTACATTCTAGTAGATAAATCAGATCATTCACGCCGTTAGTTGCAGAGCTTGCGCTCTCTTAGGCAGTTTGGCTTAGagacattaaacattaagtTAATTCTGCTAAGGAACAAAAACTTTGAAATGCAGGTCCAGGGTGTGAGTTAAATTATATGATCTAACTTCTTAAAGCTCTGTCATGtggttattttcttttatttacaaTTCTTTGCTTTGCTCTGAAGTTGTCTGAAAAGAATGTTAAATCGTTGCTTGTTTTTGTAAATCCCTTTAGGACTCAGCCAGAGCCTGTGTTTGCAGAGGAatcagaggaggatgaagaagctGACAAGGAACCAGAGTGGAAGAAACGTAAGATCTGAGAGGCTCCAACGGCAGCTCATTTTATATAGGGTAGTTGACAGGGTGAGCTTGTGGTTGGATATATAGCACTGTAACCACAAGGTCTCAAGATCAATCCCATGATACTGAGTTACTGTCAAAACCTCTGTGTAGGAGCATCAATTAAATTAGTAAATTGTACAGTCTGTGTCCTCCCTCTGGGAATCTGTATAGTATAAGTATATATGGCTTTATACACATGCTTCTGTGCTAAGGCGAAGCACATAAATGTGCAGGCATCTTAACTGTGCAAGCATATATAATTTTCTACAGGTTTATTTGCCTCTCATTGCAATTCAGCAACTGCTGGAAGAATTCaaatttttctgtctgtttctactGTATGgactttattttcatcatttctatTGTCCCCTCCTCCCACATCTCCAGAGTCTGCTAATGCCTCATAAATCGGCTCCAGATTTTGTGGTCTGGTTCTGTTCATCAACTATGAAGTACAGTTCACTAGTGTGTAAAAAGTAAATtgcaaagaaatacaaaaaattcAGCCAGTTTTACTTTGGaatgttgttaatgtttttgaGGATTTATAGTTTTTGCTGGATGTGATATACAGAACTTCATCCAGTTATCTGCtaattcactgtttgttttttttaaactatattCCACTTTGAGAACTACATAAAGGAATTTGTATTCTCCTGTCAAACAGTGATAAATTTCATCCAAAGTAAATTCTACAGTGACAGATCTGTTTTTTACCAGAGCTGATCAAAGGAATTCTTCTGCCAGATATCTTTTTTTATAAGGCACCAACTCAGACCTGCAGATCTACAGTGCAGTACATCCAGATCTAATCAAAGCTGGTGTTTTGACTCATTgctttaaataaattatttacagGCTACTGGTGAATCAGGGTTTAGTTAAAATTTTAATTCTAATACTTGGAATTCAAAATACATTGAGGTCGACTTACCAGCATATTCTATAattttcaaccacatctcacagtCTTCCCTAGCAAAGTGAAGTTTGCCTTGTTGACAGCTTTAATTTGctgatgaaaactgtgagaCCAGACGGAGTCCAGTTGCTATTGTGCCCATATTTTTAAGATTAATAATAGGTGTGGCTGCAAACCACAcatgatgtgtttgtttcattgtCTTGGCAAAAACAGTAATAATTGTCTGGAACTTCATCATTCTCTATTTGAATCCCTTGAATGACCTGTACAGTTTCAGTACATATTTTAACTGACAGAGAAACCCGCAACATACAGATCTAATGAAACCCATGTTTGTGTTCTTTACACATCTCTCTGGAATGCAACCTCTGCCcacattctttgtttttcaagtaCAACTTGTTTGTCACAAGAAATTCTGAGTCAAACAGTTCGTGCCACTGCTCAAATTTTGAATTTTACTGACACGTTGACAAAAGCTTCCACTGATATCTGATGTTACCTTCTATTGCAAAGTCTTAACGCCCTGTATCTGTCATTTAGCTGGTGTTTATACTCAATGACTTACAATGGGTGAAATTGTAGCCTGTCATTCCTAGCCAACCAAAATTACAAGCAGACAACTGAACTTCTCAGTGTCCTGGCAAACATTCTGTGGCCATAAAATCACTATGAGACACAGAAATACTAGGATAAGAAATATGGGAGGACTAAAACCGTGAGTGATGTTTTAAAGAGCAAGGAAAGTAGAGAGGAGCGAAGGTTGGCTTCATGGGGGAGAAGCTGACGTCAAGCTCCTCTCCATGAACCAGTTGGCATGAAAGGAAAGGAGACGCTGACCTCCAGATACAGGCACATTTTAAGAAGCAGCGCACTTATTAAAGAGTCAGTTCACccaattacaaaaacattttctcactcCCAATGCCTCTGATAGTATATCTGtctcaaatacacacaagatTAGAACCAGTTTTTGTGCAGCTcaaataattaattacattCAAGTAACAGTTTGAGGATAAGGTTGCCCAAATGatcttattttcttattgtcaaaaaATCGCATGAAAATGCCAAGTCCAACATTGCACTTCCCAACCTGTCCATAACTCTTCATAACTCCTCCATCGTTTCCTACTGAAGACACAACCTTTGAAAACAGGGAAAACCAtattctttcattaaaaaagaccagtagtatttacagcagcaggatcaTGTATACGGGTTTGAGTCAAAACAAGCCACAGTGTCCAATAAAGTGCCAGTGTCCATagaattgaattgaatggaatttgttgacagttgaaaaatacacaatataacCACAAATGACTGGATAAAAACAAATTCTTTTGACCTGGTAACATTTCTGAACACAGGCAGTTTCTCTGGGGccctttaatatttaattattagGCCTCACCATTGAAGCGACTTGGCCTCAGTTTAAAAAATGAGCCATTTTGAACAGctgtaaaaattaaatatttaaatgctgCATCATTTTGATAATTAGTATTCTGAGGCCTGAAACACTTGCAAATTAAGCAGAAGACTTGGGACTCGCTATTAAGAGAAACTGACACTCAACATGGACTTTTCCCAAACCAGCTCATGTAGTACTTCAGCTATACATTGTATACACACCTTAAGCCCCCGCCTAATGACTCACTGTCTGCACCTCACCTTTGCCATCTTCTCATCAGCATTTACATATCTTCTCTGCACAGTGGAAACATTCTCGGGTGCCTTGATTTACAGCTCGGTGGCGCTTTACTGCTAGCTTTTGTTTACTGTACGACCCTGGGCTGGTGTTCAGGAATGCAGAAGAGGAGGGGATGCCACACACTGCAGAGGCCATCTCTCGAAACCATCCTCACAATCCCTCCATTTAACCCAAATTTTCATCCCCAATTTTACATGATGCTTGTGTAAACATATCCCAGGCAAATTAGCACCATCTGGCACCGGTGGATTATTGTACATGGCAGAATACCAGGAGACACGCTGATTTAATAGAAACAAGTTTAATTCTGTAAAAAGTTATAAAATGAATattgtacaaaaataaagtttgcCGAGAGCTTTGGTTCTGTAACACAAAACAAGTGAGACGACAGGACAGGGTTTTTCTTTCACAGAGATGTTAACACAATGAGGAGTGAAAACAAATGCGATCCTTTCTTCTAATATTAACACTGAGGATTCCTTTGCATCTTTACCTTTTGCTTTTTTACCTTTGGATGAAAACTGGAAGTACTAAACCGCAGAGGAACAGTCGGGCAAACAGTCATAGATGTATAGGGTGGGGGGGGTAGTGGTCACAGTTTACACACTTTAATGTATGGTATCGAGGAGTAGCGGAGCGTTCCGAGGCTTCTGGGAAGTCTCCTAACTGCACATTCTCATCTGGAAAGGCTTATGCAGAAATCAGTTGTTAAAGGGGAAGATGATCCAATTGATGAGGTATGCTGTGataaaagagttttttttcctctctgtgtagTGTTTGGCCTAAATTCAGCTTGATGCAGTGGATTTGTTCTGTGTGCAGGGGGGATTACACAGTAAAGCTGGCTTGCTTGCTGCTGGGTGGGCACAGATACCTTGGTCCCTAATCCGTGCTAACATCAAGACCTACCCGAGGGCTCTCTTTGTTCCACTTAAAACGATCCCCTCGCAGGGGTCTTGATGAGCACAGCAACATGCTTTTTGAAGATCCTGTTTTCCTGAATGTACATTTCTGCTATAGCTTGGGAATAAACTCGGCCAAACGAGTCATCACATGTAGAAAGCATGCCGAGCCTACCCATCCTCTTCATATTCTTTTGTGGAAACATCTAGTCTTCAGATATTTACATCAGTTTGACAATGACAGCTACTACAGTACCTAGATCATCCTTTAACTGCCTTCACCAAAATGCCTTTTTGCCAGCAGGGGATATTTGGTTAAGACTCATGTTAGAGGATCACTTTCAAATCCCCTTTCAGGGAGTAAGACCTGTCTGtcagagctgagacagaaacacaggcagTCCCGTGAACTTTAAAGCCTATTGGGACAGTAACCACTGCAAAGCCTTTGCTCAGACTTGGTGCGAGGCCAGAGTGAGGTTTCGGATAACGTATGGTGATAGGCAGGCATTCTAGCAGCTTCTGTACTCTGTGACTCAAAGGATAGATCCTCAAAGGCACCTACAGATCCTCAGAGAGACCACTGCTCTCTATTTTagatttcaataaaaaaaaagtgatggcTCCTGCTTGGAGTGACATTAAATCTATTTTGgattaaaacagcagcaaagagtCATTTGCCTCCttgtaaacatacagtaaaatgaTGTCATAGTTGGATTAGTCCGTACCAAGGTGCGGTGAGGAGAGAGCAACATCTGAAGTCCCCCAACTTAGCGTGGTCACATCTGTGAAAATGAGGTGaattgtccaaaaaaaaaaacaacaacaacaaaaaacaaacaaacaacaaaaaaaaactacccTTCCGTCCCTCAAAACACTCCAAAACAACAGATCACTTCAATCCAAAATCTTCTATTGGtcccctcctctgtgtctctttctacACTCCCTTGACTTGATAgttaaagatgatttttttttggactCATGAATTGAGAAACCCTGGAATCTAAGTGAAGCCAATAagcattattaattattaatgcttgtgtgtagtgtttgtgtgtgtgtgagtgtttagCAGTTGTGGGTCACCTTAAGATTTTGCATGAGAATATGCTCCACTTTGGCACCATCCAGGACAAACAAagcttttaaataaataagaaaaaagacaatttcTTTCATAAAATGGattgaaataaataacaataagtTAATTCCATCTTAATAAATATACCTCTTACACACACGTGTATATATATGATTGAATTTTATGTAGATGCGTTGTACCAGAAAAAGTCCTTGCTGAACCCCCAGTGTGGTATTTCTCATCACTTGGCTCTGAATTTAACTGTCAACAACCAGACTGCGGTGGAGGTGATTTAGACTGCAGCTGAATATACTCCTCAAATCTCTGCGTTTGTCTTGCAGTCTCAGGAGCCAGCtatggaaaaactgaaaatgaattctTCCAGAAAAAATTCTTCCAAGTCACGAGTTTTTGCTTCACTCTCACCTTTTCAGACAGTACAGTTAGCAGATCTGGAAGTGTAACAGTTTGGACTCTTCTGCAAAGTGGTGCACACCTGATACGTTTCTGCATGTGTCTGACTGAACCATCAAATACTGGTCAGGGGATTGGAGGAACTGTCATGGTTAAATGTACAGTCGTCTCCTTTGATGACAACTGAGACGATACACTTCCTCTTCGACCTTGTATGCCCACTTCCAAGCAGCGATCCTTGCCTTTGCAGCACCAGTTTGTAAAGATGATCCTTAGTCCGCTGATGCTGGCACGACATGTCTGTCATTTTGTCACGTCTCTGTGACCTCCTCAGACGCAGCCACACTTCCTGGCAGAATGCTTCTTCAGCGTGTGATACACCACGTTGTCGTCCAAGAAAGACAAGTCGTCGTCAAAAGCGATTGGTCGACAGCAGGTGCGAGAGGGTGTGTCCTTGTCCAGCTTCTTGTTGTGTGTGAGGTTGTTCAGGATCTTGTCATAGTTGGTCTCGGCCTCCACGCAGGGGCCGCTGCAGTACCGGAAGATCAGCTCCTCTTTAGTCTGGTAGCCCAGCCCCAAGTCCGTCACGTTGAGGTGGACCTCCTTTAGCAAGCAGCCCCGGCTCTGCACCGAtatcctctccctccccttctcGCCTCGGCCTCCCCTGCCACCTCGGCTTCCCCCTCGTCCCCGACTCCGCCTCCTGTCGCTGTGGCCTCTCCCCTCGCCTCTCGTCCCTCCCGTGTTTGCtgctcccctctgtctctgctccctCCGTCCCCTGGAACCCCCGTTGGGCTCTGACGACCTCCGCAGTCTGCCAATGGTAGCCTCGATAAAATCCATTACATCATCAAACTGCTCTGGATATGGATCTGGGATGTCATCTGAAAGATACAGAAGGAACAGTCACTTAAAAAGATAGtactgaaataatatttttaacacATGGACAGGGACACTAAAGAGTAGCTttctgaaatgtctcaacaaacATCTCTATTGcttatgggttttttttttggttttttttaacttttatgtTATTGCTGAGGGTGTAACCTTTGTATTATGGTGTGCACCACTGGGAGTGGCAAATATAATTTCATCATATCTATAAAATGACTAATAATTAATTCAAACCTTTAATATGCCAAGTTtcagccaaaaaacaaaacaaaaacaagtacGCATTTAAGTAAGAAATTATGTGTGCAAAATCACATAAtgggaaaaatacaaaaaatgaataagtaCGGTCTACATTAACACTAAGTAGTAtttacttaaaggaatagttttggGAAGTGCACTCATTTGCTTTCTGATGGAGAGTtgaatgagaagattgataccaccctcatatctgtctgttgaatatgaagctgcagccagcttagcacaaagactggaaacaagaacagctagcctagctccaTTTAAAGGTAGAAAAATCCACGTTCCAACACCTcaacaaatcttttttttttttttaagtgcaatGACAACTATTTGCTATTTTACAGACAGTTATGTAGCAGACTATTTCTTCGCTCTGAGCAGTAACTTTCTATCTCTTTTGCTTACCTGGCAACTGCTCTGCTttatatttaatggacagatagGACAGtagtattgatttttttcatccaaCTCTCTGCCAGAAAGCAAATCAATGTATTTAACAAAATGGTCCTTTAAATGCAGAAATGCAGATTTGTATATAACACATAGAACTGCTCTGGCATACTGAAGTTCCATTTGTGCAGAAAAGAATGACGTACATTGTTCTTGACTGACATGCAGCATGCTTATGGTCAGCCAGCATATGCACGGTGAAAGTGTTCAAAAATATGCGCtgacacaaatgcagacaatGCTCATAAATACTGAGAAACCTGCAAATCAGAAACAGTGCATGCTGATTTATAGATTAGTCTCGGGCAGAGGAATGCAGAGAGGAGTCCAGAGTTGTTCATATGGACGTGCAGGTGCCCTGCTTTAACTCCCTCTAAGATGGCTCTTGGGAGGATGAGTTGGAGGCTAAAGGTCAGAGGGTGTTATCAAGTCCATTTTGAAATTCACttcagccagagagagagaggaaatatcTACATCTGTAGCGATGAGATGTGGGCACACTTAGTAATGTATCAATAATAGACAATGCTGCCTTCATCAGGTTTCTTAAAGTCATTAAAGGCTTTTTCAGCTATGTCACACAGCAGTTGCCTGCAATGTTGCAGTAGGCGCAAGCCAATTAAACCACCAAGAGACATGCAGTGTGACATTGTTTTTCAGCCATTTAAATCTTTGACGGATGTAATTTTAGAATGCGGAGACTTCAAAGgccaaataaaaagaaatcataCGCTTTGAGTCATTTAGATGGAGCAGACTGCTCGAAACTCAAAACATGCACCGGCACAGCCCTCCACCATCTGCTGCGAGGAGCGATGAGGACTGACTGGAAGTCTTGGACCCTCCTTTGTTACATGTTGATTCTATTATGGAGAAACGTCGCTCCTACTCCCAACGCCTGTAGGTCTGGCAACAATGACCTACGTATGGAGATCATGAAGACATATTGTTCTGAAATGAATCAATTACCCTAGACTCCGATTACATTACCTGTTTGTGTCTTATGCGTGCCAGTGTGAATGTATGGTTGTGTGCGGTCAGGCTGCATGTGTGTCGAGAAGTCAGAGCAGCAAGGTGCGATGTCTGGCAGGTGGTGTTGTGGTTAACGCGGCTTCTCTGTTGCAGTGTCACCTATCTACCTCTCTGTACCTGCTCCTCTGGCAGAGCGCAGGCTACCTGATCTGCCCTGCGCTCCACAGCTGATTGGGCCCACCGCTTGTGTATCAGGTGAGCTGGGGCCAATCTGTTTAGACACACCTGCCCTTTGATTTAGACACCTCCTATTGTATGTCAGCTGATGGGCAGGGTGGCTACAGTGTACACCTGCTGACAGACTGGACTGGCGGCAACAAATGGGAGTGATTCATGATGCAAATTGTGCTATCATTTTGCAGAGTTACAactaatttatttaaaaacacatcttgGCACGTTTGTTGGCCAAGTATCACGATATCAGAGTCTACTTGTGCAGCAGTTGTCATCAATTTTTGCATCAAAACGTAggagaaccccccccccccctcttttctGACTTTGCATGCAAAACAAAGGACCCGTCCCCTCTTGGAGCTACAGTGTTGTTTACACTATTAGTGCATAGTTAATGGTCTTGGGTTACACAGCAGATCAGTGATGTCACCACGGCCCCAAACAAGAGTATGAGGTGGCAGGACAAGCATTTGTCCAAATGTTCCATTCCTTATCTAGGTCTTGGCAGAGTTTCACTTCGGCGTGAAGATGATACAGTGTCACAATGatccaaacaaaataaattcctGCCCACTGTTGTTGTtaaaatgaacataaacacagaacTCTCTCGCTCCATGCTTCTAACTTCCTGGCGTTGTCCGGCCTCTCCCGAGAAAATTCCTACAACCTGGTTTGCAGTACCTTCTCTATAACGTGCCATGAATTCTGACTTTTGGCAGATGGGTCAAGTCAaggcacagagaggcagaggtgaACATAAACAATGGGTaaatggtgagagagagacctcCTGTTTGGAATGGGAGCTGCTCAGGCTTTTATTCATGTTGCCTGCTTGTTTTGACATCAGTGTGATGTAACTcacagcagcaataaaacacaaattaagATCTTCCATCTGATAACCTGCCTGTCTCTGAGCCTTATCAATGTAGGCCTCTCCGTTGGTGGCTCAGCCCACTGGATATCACTTTACATGCTGTTTCTCAAGTGTAATTAGACAGGAAAGGCTAAATTACTTGGCTGGCATACTAACTGTGTAACATTCATGCCCCAGTTCAAAATGCCACCTATAGTATGAGCTATACTGCATGTATTGCCTGCAAGCTCCTCTCAAGAGCCAACACATGGCTGTGCATGACATCGAGCCTAACAAGATGTTAGATTTCACTTCTCCCTTTATGTCTGAATGCCTAGTTAGCATGCAGTTTAATGGGGGTTTgcccaagcagcagcagatctaCAACATGACCCCCCTTCATATGGGCCAATTATCCACCATTCAGGTGATCATCTCAGCGGCTGCACATCACAAAAGGATTTTGTCAAAACATTGCTGCATGCGTCCTTACATTGATTCTCCATAGAGATCTCCTGCAGATTGCGGTCTTGGTTGTGGTGCTGGAGCGTCGGCTCTTCTTCGTCCTCCACAGACAGGGACGCGGAATCACTGTAGCTGCTGGGAAAGTAAGTCCTCTTGGCTGGCTGAGTGTTTTGGTAGAGAGGCCGTGTAGCAACAGAGCTCAGGAGCAACAAACACGTGGCCAAAACATCCCATAACTTCATCTTAGACTCAGTTCCTATGAAgaaagctgcaaaaaaaaatagaaggggacattttatttgaaacagggaaataaaaaaatctgattagaAGCAAACAAAAGAATAACAGTAAGACTCAGAATGTGGGCCAACTTGTGTTTATAGTGAAGTCAGCAAAGTGTTTGAGGCAGTGTTGTGGCCAGACCTACCCTGACTCAGTCTGTATTAATAACTATGTGTCATCATGTCAAGAGACTTTGATCCTCACTCTCATAGTGGAGTTTGCTGTAAATATCAATATCAGAGTAAAGCTACCACATAATTCTGAATAAAGGAATCATAGTGGGAAAACAGCCTTTAATGGACTTGATAATGTCAGGATACAGGATACAGACTATGGAAACGGAATGTAGGAAGAACAAAATAATGCGTAAATTTGTGCGTAAAAGTACCACGTTGCTTTCAAATTACTAGCAACATTTATGATTAACCAGCAGCCTTCTGTTTATTTACTCTCCACTGATGTTCAGACCTATTAGGATTATAAGATGATACATTGCCGTTGTTGTGATATCGGGAGGGtatgcttcacacacacacacacacacacacacacacacagcaagacaCAAAAATGCGTTGGTTAAAGCACGCACCAAAGCGTGTTGGCAACGATAGCCTAAATAATGGTGTGAGTTGGCCAGATGGCGATTCCCCAAAGCTTACGTGACTCTTCTCTAATGGCATGTTGAGTCTGCAGTAAACCTAAACAGCTATGCATGGATAAATACTGGGCTTAAACATGCTATGCAAAAGTCCTAACAACTGTCTTCACACAAGCGCAAGTtgcatttttttcccagttttgGTTCGTTGTTTTCACCTAAAATAACTGGAGTGAATCTCGTAAGTTCTTTGCGCACGGATGATCTGAAAGTACGAAAATATTTTATGTCACACTCTcaagttattaaaaaaaacgAGAATCACTCACTTACCTTAAATATGGCCCATGCAGACCTGAAACTCGCTTGGCTGTTTGTAGTAAAATCC comes from the Lates calcarifer isolate ASB-BC8 linkage group LG9, TLL_Latcal_v3, whole genome shotgun sequence genome and includes:
- the gdnfa gene encoding glial cell line-derived neurotrophic factor; this encodes MKLWDVLATCLLLLSSVATRPLYQNTQPAKRTYFPSSYSDSASLSVEDEEEPTLQHHNQDRNLQEISMENQYDIPDPYPEQFDDVMDFIEATIGRLRRSSEPNGGSRGRREQRQRGAANTGGTRGEGRGHSDRRRSRGRGGSRGGRGGRGEKGRERISVQSRGCLLKEVHLNVTDLGLGYQTKEELIFRYCSGPCVEAETNYDKILNNLTHNKKLDKDTPSRTCCRPIAFDDDLSFLDDNVVYHTLKKHSARKCGCV